One stretch of Anguilla anguilla isolate fAngAng1 chromosome 5, fAngAng1.pri, whole genome shotgun sequence DNA includes these proteins:
- the LOC118228230 gene encoding G-protein coupled receptor 15-like, whose translation MGAGPRRRRSWRTSEILATNLAVSDLLFLGALPLWIHSEANAGAWAGGETTCKLAPYVTALTMHVGVLLLTVMSIDRYMAVVRPGVYRRVRKQCWATGSCVMSWLGSALLALPVLRVRELQRGGAPRCGESEEPPYPPELALTLHLLTFFLPLLLILSCYCSLARALRRHVRGGAVGLASGSPASLHRALRMVLLVAGAFLLCWLPFNSFKLLGLLERCLAPPPHCGLLCLAPPTRCALRRLARTGIDWAAPLGFAHSCLNPLAYAAADRSLRRRIQQGAPWPCCCRKDGPMGGARGGASSLTTSWGEGGGDRESAGRDGRQR comes from the exons atgggggcggggccaaggaggaggcggagctggaggacCAGCGAGATCCTGGCGACAAACCTGGCCGTCTCTGACCTGCTGTTCCTGGGGGCTCTGCCACTGTGGATCCACAGCGAAGCAAACGCAGGAGCGTGGGCTGGAGGAGAGACCACCTGCAAG CTGGCCCCCTATGTAACGGCTTTGACCATGCATGTTGGAGTGTTACTGCTGACTGTTATGAGCATTGACAG gtaCATGGCGGTGGTGCGCCCTGGAGTGTATCGGCGGGTGAGGAAGCAGTGCTGGGCGACGGGCAGCTGCGTGATGTCATGGCTTGGCTCCGCCCTGCTGGCCCTGCCGGTGCTGCGGGTGCGAGAGCTGCAGCGGGGCGGGGCTCCGCGCTGCGGGGAGAGCGAGGAGCCACCCTACCCCCCCGAGCTCGCCCTCACGCTGCACCTCCTCACCTTCTTCCTCCCGCTGCTCCTCATCCTCTCCTGCTACTGTTCACTGGCGCGGGCGCTGCGCCGACACgtgcggggcggggcagtgggctTGGCCTCCGGcagccccgcctctctgcaCCGCGCCCTGCGCATGGTGCTGCTGGTGGCCGGAGCCTTCctgctctgctggctgcccTTCAACAGCTTCAAGCTGCTGGGACTGTTGGAGCGctgcctggccccgccccctcactgcggcctgctctgcctggccccgcccactcgctGCGCCCTGCGCCGCCTGGCCCGAACCGGCATTGACTGGGCCGCCCCCCTGGGGTTCGCCCACAGCTGCCTGAACCCGCTGGCCTACGCTGCCGCCGACCGCTCGCTGCGGCGCCgcatccagcagggggcgccctggccctgctgctgcaggaagGATGGCCCCATGGGCGGAGCCAGGGGAGGGGCCAGCTCTCTGACCAcaagctggggggaggggggcggagatAGGGAGAGCGCAGGGAGAGATGGGAGACAGAGGTGA
- the LOC118227893 gene encoding zinc finger protein 628-like: protein MSDAILTFQVQLSAVMETVLKSAMYEITRLVEDSFLEEVARSKQEVEALRQRLQWSESRRRERESGGRARCLDCGRVGVSSEESEDPPSGTLSGAEADPPPPLSKGCAEPEWSPAVGQDTAPSSGSLLPERQSSRPRGGEACGAYESEAGQEAAARRLGLAGPQRCGPRRSDPDSQRVTWTTFKLGDSHAEAEGLDPPYAAAAEPASPQAHRDPQPRPAEEGAGNSASPLQYLNVKSEALLIKEEAEVQPVCSEELRWDVAHRESWDRGDLQVEHTAHSPPPQGAVTSLQCFPEKLESLALRFPPQQQGLVLPQSLRAAPSSTGVRADPPDTAGCTVHLRGFTQSKTTQLHHRDPAVERPFCCTRCGKSFSRLPYLKEHLKTHTGEKPFSCIQCGRGFTKLSNLKAHRRVHTGERPYICTNCGKRFTLKSNLKRHQRIHTGDRLFSCK, encoded by the exons ATGTCAGACGCCATCCTCACTTTCCAAGTCCAGCTCTCTGCTGTCATGGAAACGGTGCTCAAGTCGGCCATGTATGAGATCACCCGGCTGGTGGAGGACAGCTTCCTGGAGGAAGTGGCTCggagcaaacaggaagtggaggccCTGAGGCAGCGGCTGCAGTGGTCGGAGAGCCGgcgcagagagcgagagagcggtGGGCGAGCGAGGTGCCTGGACTGCGGCAGAGTCGGAGTTTCCAGCGAGGAGTCAGAGGACCCACCCTCAGGAACACTGTCCG gagctgaagcagaccctcctcctcctctcagtaAGGGCTGTGCTGAGCCGGAGTGGAGCCCCGCTGTGGGACAGGACACAGCGCCCTCTTCAGGCAGCCTCCTGCCAGAGCGGCAGAGCAGCAGGCCGCGCGGCGGGGAGGCCTGCGGGGCGTACGAGTCGGAGGCGGGACAGGAAGCCGCCGCCCGCAGACTCGGTCTGGCTGGGCCTCAGCGCTGCGGGCCACGCCGCAGTGACCCCGACTCGCAGCGCGTCACCTGGACCACCTTTAAATTAGGGGACAGCCACGCTGAGGCGGAGGGGCTGGACCCCCCGTACGCTGCAGCGGCAGAGCCAGCCAGTCCGCAGGCTCACAGGGAcccgcagccccgccccgctgaggagggggcggggaacAGCGCCTCCCCTCTGCAGTACCTTAATGTGAAATCGGAGGCGCTGCTCATTAAAGAGGAGGCGGAGGTGCAGCCCGTGTGCAGTGAGGAGCTCAGATGGGACGTAGCTCACAGGGAGTCCTGGGACAGAGGAGACCTGCAGGTAGAGCACACGGCCCACTCGCCCCCCCCACAGGgcgcagtgacatcactgcagtgcTTTCCAGAGAAGCTGGAGAGCCTGGCTCTGCGCTTCCCTCCCCAGCAGCAGGGGCTGGTcctccctcagtctctcagAGCCGCCCCGAGCAGCACGGGGGTGCGGGCGGACCCCCCCGACACGGCTGGCTGCACCGTACACCTCAGGGGTTTCACTCAGTCAAAAACCACCCAGCTGCACCACAGAGATCCCGCGGTAGAGAGACCGTTCTGTTGCACGCGTTGTGGGAAGAGCTTTTCCCGCTTGCCGTACCTTAAAGAGcacctgaaaacacacacgggGGAAAAACCGTTCAGCTGCATTCAGTGTGGGAGGGGTTTCACCAAGCTGAGCAACCTGAAAGCTCACCGCAGGgttcacacaggagagagacccTACATTTGTACCAACTGTGGGAAGAGGTTTACTCTGAAAAGCAACTTGAAACGGCACCAGAGAATTCACACGGGGGACAGATTGTTCAGCTGTAAATAG